The Leptospira sp. WS39.C2 genome contains a region encoding:
- a CDS encoding O-antigen ligase family protein, whose translation MIGKETFHKISYVFLTLFFTLSPFSISLCQIFAGLSIFFLFLDHLQKRNFPKFPLALIFWIGLYLSFLITPIWENHTIDWKRDIVKSEFGDLWMGFLLLHQPYLTNWEKKRLKKAVLLGAIFLILSGLLSLFSPYRLAPYVMDGFRYLEGKRLPHIMSIFHGISLYLPIGFQSTHLTYGGLIAIYLPPLWEITFRLFQRKNITKRYWKISYLYFLISSLGFILLFLNQSRSVWIGLIIGSLFLFLRQKHSFKSILPRLLAFAFLILVIFTIVYMTNWLFQRAIDDIFAKRSLENQRIWIHKMNFSILKENFLFGIGAGNYGNKFIESAIPIVNNFPELYYDLYITPKSHAHFDFLHDLILGGVFACVFFSSFLWVTFQQIFSTKHLFVFYLGIFVIVIAGSFQCFLLDDEVLLPFMGILTLLPSRKNQNHKIQIENGKNHFPNHLWRYSFEKANLPFGIILLWILTSLMTTFLWSRTENKDLVLHRTRTKDNFPSPLSQLSIGAAKPVPLPQNTKDWYFKLSGCLDKEVNFRTDSKIRKKPIQLKLIWDSDFQEHFPNSIRVEIRKRESFDQDKEYKVHGERILKTISLPITGKDILVSVDPSDQLQKEPEFVDFGFWYEWEGNTAHLPRIQILGNCD comes from the coding sequence ATGATTGGGAAAGAAACATTTCACAAGATCTCCTACGTTTTTCTTACGCTTTTTTTTACCCTTTCTCCCTTTTCCATAAGCCTATGCCAAATATTTGCAGGCCTTTCCATTTTCTTTTTATTCCTAGACCATCTACAAAAACGAAATTTTCCAAAATTCCCATTAGCTCTCATTTTTTGGATTGGATTGTATCTCAGTTTTTTAATCACACCAATTTGGGAAAACCATACAATTGATTGGAAAAGGGATATCGTTAAATCAGAGTTTGGCGATCTTTGGATGGGTTTTTTACTCCTCCACCAACCCTACCTTACCAATTGGGAAAAAAAGAGACTGAAGAAAGCAGTTCTTTTAGGAGCTATTTTTTTAATCCTTTCCGGACTACTTTCCCTTTTTTCCCCTTACCGCCTTGCCCCTTATGTGATGGATGGATTTCGGTATTTAGAAGGCAAAAGATTGCCTCACATAATGAGTATTTTCCATGGGATTTCATTGTATTTGCCAATTGGATTCCAAAGTACCCATTTGACCTATGGGGGATTAATCGCAATATACCTTCCTCCATTATGGGAAATCACCTTCCGTCTCTTTCAACGGAAAAACATTACCAAACGTTATTGGAAAATTTCCTATTTATATTTTTTAATCTCTTCCCTTGGTTTCATTTTATTATTTTTAAACCAAAGCAGATCGGTTTGGATCGGTCTCATCATTGGATCGCTATTTCTTTTTTTGAGACAAAAACATTCCTTTAAATCAATTTTGCCGCGATTATTGGCATTTGCCTTTTTGATTTTAGTGATTTTTACCATAGTTTATATGACCAATTGGCTTTTCCAAAGAGCCATCGATGATATATTCGCTAAACGTTCGTTAGAAAACCAAAGAATTTGGATTCATAAAATGAATTTTTCCATTTTAAAAGAGAATTTTCTTTTTGGAATTGGAGCTGGTAATTATGGGAACAAATTCATTGAGTCTGCCATACCCATCGTCAACAATTTCCCTGAATTGTACTATGACCTTTACATCACTCCAAAATCACATGCTCATTTTGACTTCTTACATGATTTAATTTTGGGCGGGGTATTCGCTTGTGTATTTTTTTCTAGTTTTTTATGGGTAACTTTCCAACAAATTTTTTCCACAAAACATTTGTTTGTTTTTTATTTAGGGATTTTTGTTATCGTAATTGCAGGAAGTTTCCAATGTTTTTTATTAGATGATGAAGTATTATTACCCTTTATGGGAATATTGACACTCCTTCCCTCCCGAAAAAATCAAAACCATAAGATACAGATTGAGAATGGAAAAAATCATTTTCCAAACCACCTTTGGAGATATTCTTTCGAAAAAGCAAATCTTCCATTTGGAATCATTCTTTTGTGGATCCTTACTTCGCTTATGACTACGTTTTTATGGAGCCGTACAGAAAATAAAGATTTAGTCTTACACAGAACAAGAACAAAAGATAACTTTCCAAGCCCCTTATCTCAATTGTCTATTGGGGCCGCCAAACCCGTCCCTCTTCCGCAAAACACCAAGGATTGGTATTTCAAACTCTCAGGTTGTTTGGATAAGGAAGTGAATTTCCGAACGGATTCAAAAATAAGAAAAAAACCAATCCAGTTGAAACTAATTTGGGATTCCGATTTCCAAGAGCATTTTCCGAACTCCATCCGAGTGGAAATTCGAAAACGAGAGAGTTTTGACCAAGACAAGGAATACAAAGTGCACGGTGAACGCATCCTCAAAACGATTTCGCTTCCCATCACAGGGAAGGACATTTTGGTAAGTGTAGATCCAAGTGACCAATTACAGAAAGAACCAGAGTTTGTTGATTTTGGATTTTGGTATGAGTGGGAGGGAAACACTGCCCATTTGCCTAGGATTCAAATCCTAGGGAACTGTGATTGA
- the guaA gene encoding glutamine-hydrolyzing GMP synthase — MKSDKKIAVVDFGGQYAHLIASRIRRLGAYTEILSNEEPLSVYKSYAGIILSGGPSSVYETGAPQLPDDFFGISVPILGICYGHQLMMRALGGEVVSANTKEYGPAILEIQNPNSELSKSLSLKTKVWMSHGDEVVRMPNEFEVIAHSDHCRYAFVSHHSKKLFGIQFHPEVTHSEEGEILLKNFVELCGASGTWSISKFLEEQILTLQNKIPSGKNVFLLVSGGVDSSVAYLLLAKALGKDRVKGLLVDTGFMRKNEVKDLMDNLHQVGFDLTIWDESDVFYKHLQKEFEPEKKRRIVGDLFLEAQGKATTSLGLDAEHWLLGQGTIYPDTIESGGTKHSHKIKTHHNRVPQIEALIREGKIVEPIADLYKDEVRDLGRKLGLPEKWIERHPFPGPGLVVRMIASPKTNPPKIDFQVWKGKFPNAEIQILPILSVGVQGDQRSYAHCAVLSDFTSDWKELDQLSVEITNTKKEINRVVFAPGITHFERDFYYTKLSLDKEHSDILRDADAIVNQILYEESIHTKIWQMPVVLVPVGLRENSYGVVLRPVESTEAMTANFYQMNRNILSRITGELLALPKISLVMYDLTHKPPGTIEWE; from the coding sequence ATGAAAAGTGATAAAAAAATTGCAGTCGTCGATTTCGGCGGTCAGTATGCTCACCTAATTGCTTCCCGGATTCGTAGACTTGGTGCCTATACCGAGATCCTTTCGAATGAAGAACCTCTTTCTGTTTACAAGTCTTATGCTGGGATCATCCTCTCCGGTGGACCAAGTAGCGTATACGAAACAGGTGCACCCCAATTACCAGATGATTTTTTTGGAATCTCAGTTCCAATCCTTGGGATTTGTTATGGCCACCAACTGATGATGCGTGCCCTTGGAGGTGAAGTTGTTTCTGCCAATACAAAAGAATATGGTCCTGCCATTTTAGAGATCCAAAACCCTAATTCGGAATTATCAAAATCATTGTCCCTCAAAACCAAGGTTTGGATGAGTCATGGAGATGAAGTGGTGCGGATGCCAAATGAGTTTGAGGTAATCGCACATTCGGACCACTGCCGTTATGCGTTTGTTTCCCACCATTCCAAAAAACTTTTTGGAATCCAATTCCATCCCGAGGTAACCCATTCGGAAGAAGGTGAAATTTTACTGAAAAACTTCGTGGAATTATGTGGTGCTTCTGGAACTTGGAGTATTTCTAAATTCTTAGAAGAACAAATATTAACCCTACAAAACAAGATACCTTCTGGAAAAAATGTATTTTTACTGGTTTCAGGTGGAGTTGATTCATCTGTCGCATACCTCCTCCTTGCAAAAGCACTTGGCAAAGACCGAGTGAAAGGCCTTCTCGTGGATACTGGTTTTATGCGTAAAAACGAAGTGAAGGATCTTATGGATAACCTACACCAAGTTGGTTTTGATTTAACCATCTGGGATGAAAGTGATGTTTTTTACAAACACTTACAAAAGGAATTTGAACCAGAGAAAAAACGTAGGATCGTTGGAGATCTATTTTTAGAAGCACAAGGAAAAGCGACCACTTCCTTAGGACTCGACGCCGAACACTGGTTACTTGGTCAAGGAACTATTTATCCAGATACAATTGAGTCAGGTGGAACCAAACATTCTCATAAAATCAAAACCCACCACAACCGTGTACCACAAATAGAGGCCCTTATCAGAGAAGGAAAAATTGTAGAACCAATTGCTGACCTTTACAAAGACGAAGTGAGAGATTTAGGACGAAAACTTGGTCTTCCGGAAAAATGGATCGAACGCCACCCTTTCCCAGGCCCAGGCCTTGTTGTTCGTATGATTGCCAGTCCCAAAACAAATCCACCGAAAATTGATTTTCAAGTATGGAAAGGAAAGTTCCCTAATGCGGAAATTCAGATTTTACCAATTTTATCTGTGGGTGTCCAAGGGGACCAAAGGAGTTATGCTCACTGTGCTGTTCTTAGTGATTTCACTTCCGATTGGAAGGAACTCGACCAGTTGTCTGTTGAAATCACCAATACAAAAAAAGAAATCAATCGTGTTGTGTTTGCTCCAGGTATCACCCATTTTGAAAGAGATTTTTATTATACGAAACTTTCGTTAGATAAAGAACACTCAGATATTCTACGGGATGCTGATGCAATTGTGAATCAGATTTTATATGAAGAATCAATCCATACAAAAATTTGGCAAATGCCAGTTGTACTTGTGCCTGTGGGTCTACGAGAAAATTCTTATGGAGTAGTGTTACGTCCTGTAGAATCTACTGAAGCTATGACGGCAAATTTTTACCAAATGAACCGAAACATCCTTTCTAGGATCACGGGTGAACTATTAGCATTGCCAAAGATTTCACTTGTGATGTATGACCTTACACACAAACCCCCTGGAACGATTGAATGGGAATAA
- a CDS encoding FKBP-type peptidyl-prolyl cis-trans isomerase: protein MKQFFLTLSLFLFVTSLSAEELLIQDTKQGLGKEAIRGTTVVVHYTGKLTNGKVFDSSVDRGEPFSFQLGQGQVIQGWERGIVGMKEGGKRKLTIPPKFGYGDRAMGPIPANSTLVFDVELIKVK from the coding sequence ATGAAACAGTTTTTTTTGACACTCAGTTTATTTTTATTTGTGACAAGTTTATCTGCGGAAGAACTTCTCATTCAAGACACCAAACAAGGGTTAGGCAAAGAGGCAATCCGTGGAACTACAGTGGTTGTTCATTACACTGGCAAACTCACGAATGGAAAGGTATTTGATTCTTCTGTAGACAGAGGAGAACCTTTCAGTTTCCAACTTGGCCAAGGTCAGGTGATCCAAGGTTGGGAACGAGGGATTGTAGGAATGAAGGAAGGTGGAAAACGAAAACTTACTATCCCTCCTAAGTTTGGATATGGTGACAGAGCTATGGGTCCTATCCCGGCAAACTCTACACTTGTGTTTGATGTTGAATTAATCAAAGTAAAATAA
- a CDS encoding FHA domain-containing protein, whose product MENNSRKLLTYFYKGCFLFHFLIPFSLFSESQFTFRSIDLSSYPEVKLRLHANGELMPSGSGYSLSEQLGTITRFTEDIRLTRSEKRNRIFLNISIPSYTNSKDRRWLLSLVNHLVKISEQSGGHSKLHVQSDTNFHVFERVKSQVLDVSFPFPKESITQFPIRGWEQFLDSLQTNETNEDHFLLLVSFSKEWPDRFEIPEFAKRLREKRLKLIVVSPNSLEAEKLVSYANGDLYPISKPESFEVLFSNLKQNTDPDWEMVYTSPWNLSIWKENEVYGNLTSVITGTSFEFQYQISPIQTLYLKFSDPFVFFPVTLFLILLCFASLYYLRGFENPNGNKKISELAPSVLLSESENSERKEELAVYDRMYGETLEKAAKDREVALATKEKEILPGISYTYAVVQVREGSQMYEPIPLQWEVMTIGNFESNHIVLHDPTVSGLHAKIKNRKGKYILFDCVSEVGVYLNGKKLLRPKVLHNLDEIQLGKTILTFRGRY is encoded by the coding sequence ATGGAAAACAACTCAAGGAAGCTTCTAACTTATTTTTATAAAGGGTGTTTCCTCTTCCATTTTCTAATTCCCTTCTCACTTTTTTCGGAAAGCCAATTTACATTTCGGTCCATTGATCTTAGTTCCTATCCTGAAGTGAAACTTCGTTTGCATGCTAACGGAGAACTTATGCCTAGCGGTAGCGGGTATTCTTTGTCTGAACAATTGGGAACAATCACACGGTTCACCGAAGACATTCGCCTAACGAGGTCCGAAAAAAGAAATAGAATTTTTTTGAATATTTCGATTCCCTCTTATACCAATTCGAAGGACAGGAGATGGTTACTTAGTTTAGTAAACCACCTTGTCAAAATTTCAGAACAAAGTGGTGGCCACTCAAAACTACATGTCCAATCAGATACAAATTTCCATGTATTTGAAAGGGTCAAATCACAAGTATTAGATGTATCCTTTCCGTTTCCAAAAGAATCCATTACACAATTTCCAATTCGGGGATGGGAACAGTTTTTGGACTCCCTTCAAACTAATGAAACAAATGAAGATCATTTTTTACTCTTGGTAAGTTTTTCAAAGGAATGGCCTGATCGATTTGAAATACCGGAATTTGCAAAGCGCCTTCGAGAGAAACGACTCAAACTAATTGTCGTTTCTCCGAATTCTTTGGAAGCGGAAAAACTCGTAAGTTATGCGAATGGAGATCTGTATCCAATTTCGAAACCAGAAAGTTTTGAGGTATTATTTTCGAATTTGAAACAGAATACGGACCCTGATTGGGAAATGGTTTATACCTCACCTTGGAATTTATCAATTTGGAAAGAAAATGAAGTGTATGGGAATTTGACTTCCGTTATCACAGGAACCTCCTTTGAATTTCAATACCAAATTTCACCCATTCAAACTTTGTATTTAAAGTTTTCTGATCCTTTTGTTTTTTTCCCAGTAACCTTATTTCTTATCTTATTATGTTTTGCCTCTTTGTATTACTTACGTGGGTTTGAAAATCCGAATGGAAACAAAAAGATTTCGGAACTAGCTCCTTCCGTCCTTCTCTCTGAGAGTGAAAATTCGGAACGAAAAGAAGAACTTGCTGTATATGATCGGATGTATGGAGAAACCTTAGAAAAAGCGGCAAAGGATCGCGAGGTTGCCCTTGCGACCAAAGAAAAAGAAATTTTACCAGGTATCTCATATACCTATGCAGTTGTACAAGTCAGGGAAGGGAGCCAAATGTATGAACCCATTCCATTACAATGGGAAGTGATGACCATTGGAAATTTTGAGTCCAACCACATCGTTCTACATGACCCAACGGTTTCAGGCCTTCATGCGAAGATAAAAAATCGAAAAGGGAAGTATATATTGTTTGATTGTGTTTCAGAAGTTGGTGTATACTTAAACGGCAAAAAATTGTTACGCCCGAAAGTTTTACACAATTTGGATGAAATCCAACTGGGAAAAACAATCCTTACGTTTCGAGGGAGATATTAG
- the leuC gene encoding 3-isopropylmalate dehydratase large subunit has product MKTMFEKIWNDHLVHEEDGTCLIYIDRHLVHEVTSPQAFESLKLTNRKVRRPDATFATMDHNVSTKTRDWKSVDPISVLQMQTLMDNCKENGITLFDINHPDNGIVHVVAPELGLTHPGMTIVCGDSHTATHGAFGALAFGIGTSEVEHVLATQTLVQKKPKTLEIRVDGKLSPLVSAKDIVLAIIGKIGTDGATGYVIEFTGEAIRSLSMEGRMTICNMAIEAGARAGLISPDDTTINYIKGRDFAPKGEEFEIAVAKWKAYASDPGAKFDKTVILNANEIAPMVSWGTSPGQVIPVTSTVPSPNDFTDPVQKKSAESALAYMDLKPGQKLSDVKVNKVFIGSCTNSRIEDLRVVANTVKGKKVNKEVEAIIVPGSGRVKRQAESEGLDKIFLEAGFQWRNPGCSMCLAMNDDVLSPGDRCASTSNRNFEGRQGKGGRTHLVGPAMAAAVAVEGHFVDIREWK; this is encoded by the coding sequence ATGAAAACCATGTTTGAGAAGATTTGGAATGACCATTTGGTTCACGAGGAAGATGGGACCTGCCTAATCTATATAGATAGACACCTTGTCCACGAAGTCACAAGCCCACAAGCCTTTGAAAGTTTAAAATTAACTAATAGAAAGGTAAGACGTCCAGACGCAACTTTTGCGACTATGGACCATAACGTTTCCACAAAGACTAGAGACTGGAAATCAGTGGATCCCATATCCGTTTTGCAAATGCAAACACTTATGGACAATTGTAAAGAAAACGGAATTACATTATTTGATATCAACCACCCTGACAATGGAATTGTACACGTTGTGGCTCCAGAACTTGGCCTCACTCACCCAGGGATGACAATTGTTTGTGGAGATTCTCATACTGCGACCCACGGAGCATTCGGTGCTCTAGCGTTTGGAATCGGAACTTCCGAAGTAGAACACGTGTTAGCAACACAAACTCTTGTCCAAAAAAAACCAAAAACATTAGAAATCCGTGTTGATGGGAAACTCTCTCCCCTTGTGTCCGCAAAGGACATAGTGCTTGCCATCATTGGAAAAATTGGTACGGACGGTGCGACTGGGTATGTGATTGAATTCACTGGAGAAGCCATTCGTTCATTGAGTATGGAAGGTCGTATGACCATTTGTAATATGGCAATTGAAGCCGGTGCAAGAGCAGGGCTCATTTCGCCAGATGATACAACAATCAATTATATCAAAGGAAGGGACTTTGCACCGAAAGGAGAAGAGTTTGAGATTGCAGTAGCTAAATGGAAGGCGTATGCATCAGACCCTGGCGCAAAATTTGATAAAACGGTAATTTTAAACGCAAATGAAATAGCTCCAATGGTATCTTGGGGAACCTCTCCTGGACAAGTGATCCCCGTTACTTCAACAGTTCCGAGTCCAAATGATTTTACAGATCCAGTGCAAAAAAAATCTGCTGAATCGGCTCTTGCCTACATGGATTTAAAACCTGGCCAAAAACTTTCTGATGTCAAAGTGAATAAAGTATTCATTGGATCATGCACCAATTCAAGGATTGAAGACCTTCGGGTAGTTGCAAACACAGTCAAAGGGAAAAAAGTCAATAAAGAAGTGGAAGCCATCATCGTACCAGGATCTGGTCGAGTGAAACGCCAAGCAGAATCGGAAGGACTTGATAAAATCTTTCTCGAAGCTGGTTTCCAATGGCGTAACCCAGGATGTTCAATGTGCCTTGCGATGAACGACGACGTATTATCACCGGGTGACCGCTGTGCATCTACTTCCAATAGAAACTTTGAAGGAAGGCAAGGAAAAGGCGGAAGGACTCATTTAGTAGGACCTGCCATGGCAGCGGCAGTTGCCGTAGAAGGTCATTTTGTAGACATTCGGGAGTGGAAATAA
- a CDS encoding D-sedoheptulose 7-phosphate isomerase: protein MEHNQLIKSHIEESIRVKEQLLPTLLPNITKAGEVLVGSLKGEGILYFCGNGGSSCDASHIAAELVVRYKSGNERKAIPAIALNSDQAVLTACANDYGYEYLFQRQIQAFGKSKDVFVGLTTSGNSQNIILAVEEAKKIGMKVVLLLGGDGGKLKGKADVEIIIPSKVTARIQESHILIGHILCSIIEKELFGLD from the coding sequence ATGGAGCATAACCAATTAATAAAGTCCCATATCGAAGAGTCAATCCGAGTGAAAGAACAACTCCTACCTACACTTTTGCCAAATATAACAAAGGCGGGTGAAGTTTTAGTTGGGTCTTTAAAAGGAGAAGGGATTTTATATTTTTGCGGAAATGGTGGTTCTAGTTGTGACGCTTCTCACATTGCAGCCGAATTAGTGGTTCGGTATAAATCTGGAAACGAACGAAAAGCGATCCCTGCCATTGCTCTTAATAGTGACCAAGCAGTTTTGACAGCTTGTGCAAACGATTATGGGTATGAATACCTTTTCCAAAGACAAATCCAAGCATTTGGAAAATCAAAAGACGTTTTTGTTGGACTAACAACTTCTGGAAATTCGCAAAACATTATTTTGGCGGTTGAAGAAGCAAAAAAAATCGGTATGAAAGTTGTATTACTCCTCGGTGGTGATGGAGGAAAATTAAAAGGAAAAGCGGACGTGGAAATCATTATCCCTTCGAAAGTGACAGCGAGGATCCAAGAATCTCACATTCTCATCGGCCATATCCTATGTAGTATTATCGAAAAGGAATTGTTTGGACTCGACTAA
- a CDS encoding ATP-binding cassette domain-containing protein, whose protein sequence is MDSTNEYHIQIQNASLQTNEGHSIWKSLNLKINKGTIHGIIGESGSGKSTLALALFSILPTGSKLAYDLFSVLGEDIFPNQNTVKKDLFLVPQNPNLAFHPYRTMKSQIQDFLRLSQLFHVTEEMVFSLFDQLSIPRGHWKQYAKNLSGGEKQRILLTLAFLRHPKILILDEPTTGLDAFSEKIVLETIQKLAKSGVTVVFITHELRIVASLASEVTIMKEGEVVETLPIYNQQLEPNSEYGKQLKEASNLFL, encoded by the coding sequence TTGGACTCGACTAACGAATACCACATCCAAATACAAAATGCCTCATTACAAACTAATGAAGGTCATTCCATTTGGAAATCACTCAACTTAAAGATTAACAAAGGAACCATTCACGGCATCATAGGGGAATCTGGATCAGGGAAATCGACTCTGGCATTGGCCTTATTTTCAATTTTACCAACTGGATCAAAACTTGCGTATGATTTATTTTCCGTGTTAGGGGAAGATATTTTTCCAAACCAAAACACTGTTAAAAAAGATTTATTTCTTGTACCTCAAAATCCCAATTTAGCATTCCATCCATACCGAACAATGAAAAGCCAAATCCAGGATTTTTTGCGTTTGTCTCAATTATTTCATGTAACAGAGGAAATGGTTTTTTCTCTGTTTGACCAACTCAGCATCCCCCGTGGTCACTGGAAACAATATGCAAAAAACTTATCTGGAGGAGAAAAACAAAGGATATTATTGACACTCGCTTTCCTTAGGCATCCAAAAATTTTAATCTTAGATGAACCAACTACGGGACTCGATGCATTTTCTGAAAAAATTGTATTGGAAACTATACAAAAATTAGCAAAATCAGGGGTAACAGTTGTTTTTATTACACATGAACTGAGGATCGTCGCAAGTCTAGCATCCGAAGTTACGATAATGAAAGAAGGGGAAGTGGTTGAAACTCTTCCCATTTATAACCAACAATTGGAGCCAAATTCAGAATATGGAAAACAACTCAAGGAAGCTTCTAACTTATTTTTATAA
- a CDS encoding glycosyltransferase family 2 protein yields MEGKRKRKLSVAIITFNEEKNIGDCIRSVESFADEIIVLDSLSSDKTKEIATSFPLVRFFEAPFPGHVEQKNKAISFCQNEWIFSLDADERANETLQASIRAFLDANTVNCDGFKIARLTFHLGRWIRFSGWYPQRRYRLFKKEKASWVGENPHDYIELKSGSIGKVMKGDILHYSFQDFSHQINTINQFSSIVAYTRYAKGERFSLFKTILKPIGKFLEIFIFKFGFLDGIAGLWIALASSFSTYLKYAKLYELDKLKMERPSNVKKEYGKK; encoded by the coding sequence ATGGAAGGCAAGAGAAAAAGAAAATTGTCGGTAGCTATCATCACCTTCAATGAAGAAAAAAATATCGGAGATTGTATCCGTTCCGTCGAATCCTTTGCCGACGAAATCATCGTATTAGATTCGCTTAGTTCGGACAAAACCAAAGAAATTGCCACATCCTTTCCACTTGTCCGTTTTTTTGAAGCACCCTTTCCTGGGCATGTTGAACAAAAAAACAAGGCCATATCCTTTTGCCAAAACGAATGGATTTTTTCTTTAGATGCTGATGAAAGGGCAAACGAAACACTCCAAGCTTCTATTCGTGCATTTTTGGATGCAAACACCGTCAATTGTGACGGATTTAAGATTGCGCGTCTCACTTTCCATTTAGGTCGTTGGATTCGATTTAGCGGTTGGTATCCCCAAAGAAGGTATCGTTTGTTCAAAAAAGAAAAGGCGAGTTGGGTAGGTGAGAATCCCCATGATTATATTGAATTAAAATCTGGTTCGATTGGAAAAGTGATGAAAGGTGACATCTTACATTATAGCTTTCAAGATTTCAGCCATCAAATCAACACTATCAATCAATTTTCAAGTATTGTTGCATACACTCGTTATGCGAAAGGGGAACGTTTTTCCCTTTTCAAAACCATTTTGAAACCAATTGGAAAGTTTTTAGAAATTTTTATATTTAAGTTTGGATTTTTAGATGGAATTGCTGGACTTTGGATTGCTCTAGCTTCTTCTTTTTCAACTTATTTAAAATATGCAAAATTGTATGAACTAGACAAATTAAAAATGGAACGCCCTTCCAATGTTAAAAAAGAATATGGCAAAAAATAA
- the leuD gene encoding 3-isopropylmalate dehydratase small subunit, protein MKAFTKLKGIAALLDKANVDTDQIIPKQFLRKIERSGFGKHLFHDWRFLDDAGQKPNPDFILNAQRYQGATILVTRDNFGCGSSREHAPWALEDYGFRSILSPSYADIFYNNCFKNGMLPIVLPEAQIEEIFQSIDKKPGANLEIDLENQVVITEDGKKYPFEVDAFRKHCLLNGLDDIGLTLQKADFIQKFEEKNQKDVPWLYRKSV, encoded by the coding sequence ATGAAAGCATTTACGAAATTAAAAGGCATCGCTGCTTTACTCGACAAAGCAAACGTAGACACAGACCAAATCATTCCAAAACAATTCCTTCGTAAAATCGAAAGGTCAGGGTTTGGAAAACATTTGTTTCATGACTGGAGGTTCCTTGATGACGCAGGTCAAAAACCGAACCCAGATTTCATTCTCAATGCACAAAGATACCAAGGGGCAACGATCCTTGTCACTCGTGACAATTTTGGATGTGGATCCTCTAGGGAACACGCACCTTGGGCACTAGAAGATTATGGGTTTCGCTCCATTTTATCTCCATCTTATGCGGATATCTTTTACAATAACTGTTTCAAAAATGGAATGCTTCCCATTGTTTTACCAGAAGCGCAAATCGAGGAAATTTTCCAATCCATCGACAAAAAACCAGGTGCCAATTTGGAAATCGATTTGGAAAACCAAGTGGTGATCACAGAAGATGGGAAAAAATACCCATTTGAAGTGGATGCGTTTCGCAAACATTGCCTACTCAATGGTTTGGATGACATTGGGCTCACCCTACAAAAAGCAGATTTTATTCAAAAATTTGAAGAAAAGAACCAAAAAGATGTTCCCTGGTTGTACAGAAAGAGTGTATAA